Proteins from one Plasmodium yoelii strain 17X genome assembly, chromosome: 2 genomic window:
- a CDS encoding fam-b protein produces the protein MRVSILKYVLFSIVICSFEYAQNELYLERNIINFRNNRVLAYADNQFDLNSFYESTLSLANKLNEYNNDEEEMISIQNTIDSHIKKHKENNTLPNLNNVDKKTKKLIHGLHKEIEEFKKKLDNKGKGDSELAIQPIHDKIIIKKDGNISVSKHENFKQLENYENILESKNYNFKDNYNEITSSGNYRKLKTSLDKKKWINQLLKRLLLLIGTCVVAGVSGGFSITFLILITLISASIAKKLLKHVKFKID, from the exons ATGAGAGTtagtattttaaaatatgttcTTTTTTCAATTGTTATTTGTTCTTTTGAATATGCCCAAAAT GAATTATACCTTGAaaggaatataataaattttagaaACAATAGAGTATTAGCATATGCAGACAATCAATTCGATTTAAATAGTTTTTATGAATCAACTTTGAGTCTTGCAAATAAACTTAATGAGTACAATAATGATGAGGAAGAAATGATATCTATTCAAAATACTATAGATTCGCATATAAAGAAgcataaagaaaataatacattacccaatttaaataatgtagataaaaaaacgaaaaagtTAATTCATGGACTTCACAAAGAAATAgaagaatttaaaaaaaagctTGATAATAAAGGGAAAGGGGATAGTGAATTAGCAATACAGCCGATacatgataaaataataataaaaaaagatggAAATATTTCTGTATCAAAACATGAAAACTTTAAACAATtggaaaattatgaaaatattttggagagtaaaaattataattttaaagataACTATAATGAAATTACATCGAGTGGAAATTATAGGAAATTAAAAACTAGTCTAGATAAGAAAAAATGGATCAACCAATTATTGAAAAGGCTATTGTTGCTTATTGGAACTTGTGTAGTGGCGGGAGTGTCAGGAGGGTTCTCCATAACATTTTTGATTTTAATTACACTGATTTCAGCTAGCATAGCTAAGAAATTGTTGAAACAcgttaaatttaaaatagaTTAG
- a CDS encoding PIR protein: MDDETCELFLEADSLLNGSTGIHKKIKKFPEYRKYCPNNKPCSTRVEGIGALSVYFFTALNDNESNYHEHFMMWLAHNLFKIAQNRKNDNASKMTLSSAYEKYLEKNMGNFRHLNLLKMDLKDANLRDMSEMYTLLNYICNTIAYYKKNKEKHKNLSRHSIKCFNQYRNLYKDFSGNDSYLSLLQKLKKIYDDFRTSAIEEDADKKYNIKNRLPELTEIKKKESHSTNNFKTLDSNVPEYKPTNKDNISNVQDKGVKTITIIPKSKNQGEDQKSQKSTLENKDDNLKVSDHEPQQKQDIQLPKPEGPLLKSDSELKDEGKSEVPLLKGDIELKDEEKTEDLPLKGDSELKNEPTSLNPVSNGIDIQENPNGQEISNTQELSNTQESPGTPKSPDTPESLDTPESSDTPESSDTPESSDTSESPGTPESPGTPESTDTPESTDTQKSPDSGQIIPSSESEINQDKLDISQNPKDNHDVFDLSALKEYWNLVKTYIEEYRKFVTSSLNDIRKNIYDNVWPTLNQAYSTYEDYYKNFNIMEYFKEVMQENETQRTETLEDEPPINGLEPSPPLSDVETPNPEKSDTEKPEPQNLSTQDPSTQDPSTQDLSTQDTQPQDTQPQDGQTEDGKIEDGQTKISDIQGDDHSQISDVQGDDHSQISDVQGNGHSQISDVQGKDHSQESLPTQKLDSTNNEQEQIPDTPSEEQPQSPDSYTNALASLKIETKGIGIDFKKGIFEKGFIGDLFKEKLIVYPVMIIAILVILTVMYKDLGGEKRRKKNMKKIIKLFGVNKTTKTVINSNDGKKQVQIIINSSSQKNKLKNL, translated from the exons ATGGACGACGAGACA TGTGAGTTATTTCTTGAAGCTGATTCGCTTTTGAATGGTAGTACTGGCATACataagaaaattaaaaaattcccAGAATATCGTAAATATTGCCCCAATAATAAACCATGCTCAACTAGGGTTGAAGGTATTGGTGCTTTGAGcgtgtatttttttacagCGTTAAACGATAATGAAAGCAATTATCATGAACACTTTATGATGTGGTTAGCTCATAACTTATTTAAGATAGCCCAAAACAGAAAAAATGACAACGCCAGTAAAATGACTTTAAGTTCGgcttatgaaaaatatttagagAAAAATATGGGTAATTTTAGACATTTGAATCTTTTAAAAATGGATTTGAAAGATGCTAATCTTAGGGACATGAGCGAAATGTATACTTTacttaattatatatgtaatacaattgcatattataaaaaaaataaagaaaaacatAAGAACCTTTCTCGACATTCTATCAAGTGTTTTAATCAATATAGAAACCTTTATAAGGACTTTTCTGGAAATGATTCATATCTATCTCTATtgcaaaaattaaaaaaaatatatgacgATTTTAGAACTTCTGCTATTGAGGAGGATgctgataaaaaatataatataaaaaatcgtCTTCCAGAACTTacagaaattaaaaaaaaagaatcaCATTCTACGAacaattttaaaacattagACTCCAATGTTCCAGAGTATAAACCAacaaataaagataatatcTCGAATGTTCAAGATAAAGGAGTAAAAACTATAACAATCATACCAAAGAGTAAAAATCAAGGGGAGGATCAAAAAAGTCAAAAGAGCACACTCGAAAATAAagatgataatttaaaagttTCAGACCATGAACCTCAGCAGAAGCAAGACATTCAGTTGCCAAAACCTGAAGGTCCTCTATTAAAAAGTGACAGCGAATTAAAAGATGAGGGAAAATCTGAAGTTCCTCTATTAAAAGGTGATATCGAATTAAAAGATGAGGAAAAAACTGAAGATCTTCCATTAAAAGGTGATAgcgaattaaaaaatgagcCAACATCCTTAAACCCTGTCAGTAATGGTATAGATATTCAAGAAAATCCAAATGGTCAAGAAATTTCAAATACTCAAGAACTTTCAAATACTCAAGAAAGTCCAGGTACTCCAAAAAGTCCAGATACTCCAGAAAGTCTAGATACTCCAGAAAGTTCAGATACTCCAGAAAGTTCAGATACTCCAGAAAGTTCAGATACTTCAGAAAGTCCAGGTACTCCAGAAAGTCCAGGTACTCCAGAAAGTACAGATACTCCAGAAAGTACAGATACTCAAAAAAGTCCTGATAGTGGTCAAATAATTCCAAGCAGTGAGTCAGAAATTAATCAAGAtaaattagatatatctcAAAATCCAAAAGACAATCACGATGTTTTTGATTTGTCAGCTTTAAAAGAATATTGGAATTTAGTTAAAACCTATATTGAAGAATACAGAAAATTTGTTACTAGTTCACTTAATGATAttcgaaaaaatatatacgaTAATGTATGGCCTACTTTAAATCAGGCTTATAGTACATATGaagattattataaaaattttaatataatggAATATTTTAAAGAAGTAATGCAAGAAAATGAAACACAAAGAACTGAAACATTAGAGGATGAACCACCAATTAATGGCCTAGAACCTAGCCCTCCTTTATCAGATGTTGAAACCCCAAATCCCGAAAAATCAGATACCGAAAAACCAGAACCACAAAATCTCTCAACACAAGATCCCTCAACACAAGATCCCTCAACACAAGATCTCTCAACACAAGATACCCAACCACAAGATACTCAACCACAAGATGGTCAAACAGAAGATGGCAAAATAGAAGATGGCCAAACAAAAATATCAGATATTCAAGGAGATGATCATTCACAAATATCAGATGTTCAAGGAGATGATCATTCACAAATATCAGATGTCCAAGGAAATGGTCATTCACAAATATCAGATGTTCAAGGAAAAGATCATTCACAAGAGTCACTTCCTACACAAAAACTTGACTCAACAAATAATGAACAAGAACAAATTCCAGATACTCCATCTGAGGAACAGCCTCAATCACCAGACAGTTATACCAATGCATTAGCTAGTCTAAAAATTGAAACAAAAGGCATTGGAATCGATTTTAAAAAAGGTATATTCGAAAAAGGATTTATAGGAGatttatttaaagaaaaGTTAATTGTATATCCAGTTATGATTATTGCAATACTCGTTATTTTAACAGTTATGTATAAG GATTTGGGCGGAgaaaaaaggagaaaaaaaaatatgaaaaagattataaaattgtttgGTGTAAATAAAACGACAAAAACTGTTATAAACTCAAATGATGGAAAAAAACAAGtgcaaataattataaattcatctagtcaaaaaaataaactaaaAAATCTATAA
- a CDS encoding fam-a protein, with the protein MNKFYIQIVLFLLTTSLYMNNKTLSIEPAPGEDAAPELTYHYLTPEEIYEKNKHLLCTNSEEIIQAGEVMNEAVELLNYHATSMNGYEFFNKNPNSSMPFYNKKHQDYINIEKIHFKVDDPDDYNEVINMLWDPDYAIFFNTDFVKIARVYTPNLVMIQQRYKKKFGRRQRYFYALFTKAEISENKTIVVMTSANINDHNPSNKKYKNEIVKSANLFETDIDSEDDIKQGKLKKTFANLIGYLIEKRERYIHIVYVDSIGRHCYGFLNALL; encoded by the exons ATGAAtaagttttatattcaaattgttttatttcttttaaccACCTCcctatatatgaataataaaacccTTTCCATTGAACCTGCTCCAGGAGAAGATGCAGCACCCGAATTAACATATCATTATCTTAC TCCagaagaaatatatgaaaaaaacaagcACTTATTATGTACCAATTCAGAAGAAATTATACAAGCAGGTGAAGTTATGAACGAAGCTGTGGaacttttaaattatcatgcTACAAGTATGAATGgttatgaattttttaataaaaatccTAATAGTAGTATGCCtttttataacaaaaaaCATCAAgactatataaatattgaaaaaattcattttaaagTTGATGACCCCGATGAT TATAATGAAGTAATAAACATGTTATGGGACCCCGATTAtgccatttttttcaatactGACTTTGTTAAAA ttgCCCGTGTATACACTCCAAATTTAGTAATGATACAACAAcgttacaaaaaaaaatttggaCGTCGTCAAAgatatttttatgctttaTTTACAAAGGCTGAA ataTCAGAAAACAAAACTATAGTGGTCATGACTTcagcaaatataaatgatcacAACCCTtccaataaaaaatataaaaacgaaATTGTAAAAAGCGCAAATTTATTCGAAACTGACATTGATTCTGAAGATGATATTAAACAAgggaaattaaaaaaaacgttTGCTAACTTAATTGGATACCTCATTGAAAAAAGAGAGAGATATATTCATATCGTCTATGTTGACTCT atTGGAAGACATTGTTACGGTTTCCTAAATGCGTTATTGTAA
- a CDS encoding fam-b protein — protein MRVNILKYVLFSIIICFFEYAKNELYYVNERIIYLERNITNFRNNRILADIDNQFDLNEFYQSILSLVDQFNEYNVDDEKITYLRNIIDSHIKKHKENNTLPDLNNLDKKTKKLIDELRKELEEVKKELDNKRDSELEIQPIHDKRIIKKDENNSISEQENFKQLENSENILETEDNKFDDKDNKITLSNNYKKFQINQKLKDKKALAIWGMFIVSNILVISLGTGYLAILLIPCTAFIINKYWESFKKLKKSKISK, from the exons atgagagtcaatattttaaaatacgttcttttttcaattattatttgtttttttgaatatgcCAAAAAT GAATTATACTATGTAAATGAGAGAATCATATATCTTGAAAGGAATATAACCAACTTTAGAAATAATAGGATATTAGCAGATATAGACAATCAATTCGATTTAAATGAGTTTTATCAATCAATTTTGAGTCTTGTAGATCAATTTAATGAATACAATGTTGATGacgaaaaaataacatatctTCGAAATATTATAGATTCACATATAAAGAAgcataaagaaaataatacattgcccgatttaaataatttagataAGAAAACTAAAAAGCTAATTGATGAACTTCGAAAAGAATTAGAAGAAGTAAAAAAAGAGCTTGATAATAAAAGAGATAGTGAATTAGAAATACAGCCGATACATGAtaaaagaataataaaaaaggatgaaaataattctatatCAGAACAAGAAAACTTTAAACAATTGGAAAATTCTGAAAATATTTTGGAGACTGAAGATAATAAATTTGAtgataaagataataaaattacattaagtaataattataagaaattccaaATTAACCAAAagttaaaagataaaaaagcACTTGCGATCTGGGGAATGTTTATAGTATCTAATATTTTGGTAATATCATTAGGAACGGGGTACTTAGCAATATTACTTATACCGTGTACAGCTTTCataattaacaaatattGGGAAtcctttaaaaaattaaaaaaatcaaaaatatcaaaataa